The Natrinema salaciae genome includes a window with the following:
- the nikC gene encoding nickel transporter permease: MRELRRSCVGRAFHANYRLRVGGVIVCFLAVVAVVGPVLVPTDPTTQALEARLQRPSLSHPLGTDALGRDVATRLVYGARVSLALGVLATVVRLTIGTTIGLVAATRGPLVDGVLMRLVDIQLAFPGLVLALVVAGALGPSLRNVVIALSIVGWASYARVVRASVLAVNDRPFVQSARLYGTPWRRIARRHLVPNVVNPALVLATLDLGTVVLSAAGLSFLGLGAQPPTAEWGTMIADGRNYFRSAPWLVTAPGTAIALTVFGFSLVGDGLRDALDPDHLDDRQRRRS; encoded by the coding sequence GTGCGCGAACTCCGTCGTTCCTGCGTCGGTCGGGCGTTCCACGCGAACTATCGACTCCGTGTGGGCGGCGTGATCGTCTGCTTCCTCGCCGTCGTCGCCGTCGTCGGACCGGTGCTCGTTCCCACCGATCCGACGACGCAAGCGCTCGAGGCGCGTCTGCAGCGGCCGTCGCTCTCACATCCGCTCGGAACGGACGCGCTCGGTCGCGACGTCGCAACGCGACTCGTTTACGGTGCCCGCGTGTCGCTCGCGCTGGGTGTGCTCGCGACGGTCGTTCGTCTCACGATCGGGACGACGATCGGTCTGGTCGCTGCCACTCGTGGTCCCCTCGTCGACGGCGTTCTGATGCGACTCGTCGATATCCAGCTCGCGTTCCCCGGGCTCGTGCTGGCACTCGTGGTCGCCGGGGCCCTCGGCCCGAGTCTGCGAAACGTCGTCATCGCTCTCTCGATCGTGGGCTGGGCCTCGTACGCCCGCGTCGTTCGCGCGAGCGTTCTCGCCGTGAACGATCGTCCGTTCGTCCAGTCCGCCAGGCTCTACGGAACGCCATGGCGGCGGATCGCGAGACGCCACCTGGTTCCCAACGTCGTGAACCCGGCGCTCGTCCTCGCTACGCTTGACCTCGGAACCGTGGTCCTCTCGGCGGCTGGCCTCTCCTTTCTCGGACTCGGCGCACAGCCGCCGACGGCCGAGTGGGGCACGATGATCGCCGACGGACGGAACTACTTCCGCTCGGCACCGTGGCTCGTCACCGCACCCGGTACCGCCATCGCGCTCACCGTCTTCGGGTTCTCCCTCGTCGGCGACGGCCTGCGGGACGCCCTCGATCCGGATCATCTCGACGACCGACAGCGGAGGCGATCGTGA
- a CDS encoding dipeptide ABC transporter ATP-binding protein — MSGPLTVDDLRVRFQTGSETVHAVTGASFEVDPGEIVGLVGESGCGKSVTARSIVRLEAPGEIVGGSIRFDGRELTTADDRTLRRLRGRELAMAFQDPSTALNPAYPVGEQIAEALRIRRNPDRQPFLRELVAGSSSRLRSRTTRQRVLELMETVGIRQPAERIDAYPHEFSGGMRQRAMLALALALARRPSVLIADEPTTALDTTTQAAILDRLATLNTEAGMGMLLISHDLGVVSALCDRIVVMYDGAVVERGPTDELRSNPAHPYTKALLGSLPRRSDPQSRLPTVAGTPSDDAPPSTGCRFADRCPFATENCLDTSQPAVQVTAGHTARCGVRAARDASPESMHGTGVDSRPGSEPVQATSADGQCGPTTPSQDGTGPARSRFDERASDDAEAVTAATADRPLVELESVTKSYAGTDTLLDRILGRGDDEGETAVRNLSLALWADETVGLVGESGCGKSTLARLVAGLEEPANGTIRLRGDQVGGVDTRTDVQLAEFGVVFQHPGRSLDPKRTVGQSVAEPLIEAGWTRSRRRDRIDELLSLVGLPSEYVDRYPRQLSGGQQQRVAIARALALEPSVLILDEPTAALDVSTQATVLNLLADLQDALGFAALFVSHDLEVVRHVADRVAVMYLGQLVEIGPARQVLSRPAHPYTQSLLDAIPGDRGTDRTGIDTLAADPPSPTSPPEGCSFHPRCPVSEADCSRVEPTVETVGEARVRCLYAGEWGGEDGIDGRRAAESENTTTD; from the coding sequence GTGAGCGGACCCCTCACCGTCGACGACCTTCGCGTTCGGTTCCAGACCGGATCGGAAACGGTCCACGCGGTCACCGGCGCGTCGTTCGAAGTCGATCCCGGCGAAATCGTCGGTCTCGTCGGCGAAAGTGGCTGCGGAAAGTCCGTGACCGCGAGATCGATCGTCAGGCTCGAGGCGCCCGGCGAGATCGTCGGCGGCAGTATTCGGTTCGACGGTCGGGAGCTGACGACGGCCGACGACCGGACGCTGCGACGACTCCGCGGTCGGGAGCTCGCGATGGCCTTCCAGGACCCGTCGACGGCCCTCAACCCGGCGTATCCTGTCGGGGAACAGATCGCCGAGGCGCTACGGATTCGTCGGAACCCGGACCGCCAGCCGTTTCTCCGGGAGCTTGTGGCCGGCTCGAGTTCGCGGCTCCGGTCGCGAACGACGCGACAGAGGGTCCTCGAGTTGATGGAGACGGTCGGTATTCGCCAGCCAGCAGAGCGAATCGACGCCTATCCGCACGAGTTCAGCGGCGGCATGCGCCAGCGAGCGATGCTCGCGCTCGCGCTCGCGCTCGCTCGCCGACCGTCGGTGCTGATCGCCGACGAACCGACGACGGCGCTAGACACGACGACCCAGGCCGCGATTCTCGATCGGCTCGCCACTCTCAATACGGAAGCGGGGATGGGAATGCTACTGATCAGCCACGATCTCGGGGTCGTCTCGGCGCTTTGCGACCGGATCGTCGTCATGTACGACGGAGCCGTCGTCGAACGAGGGCCGACCGACGAACTTCGCTCGAATCCTGCCCACCCGTACACGAAAGCGTTGCTCGGATCGCTCCCACGTCGATCCGACCCCCAGTCGCGGCTCCCGACGGTAGCAGGGACGCCGTCGGACGATGCTCCACCCTCGACCGGCTGTCGGTTCGCCGACCGCTGTCCGTTTGCGACGGAGAACTGTCTCGACACCTCGCAACCGGCCGTTCAGGTAACGGCTGGCCACACCGCCCGATGTGGCGTTCGGGCGGCCCGGGACGCCTCCCCGGAATCGATGCACGGAACCGGCGTCGACTCGAGGCCCGGATCGGAACCGGTGCAGGCGACGTCCGCCGACGGACAGTGCGGACCCACGACTCCCTCGCAGGACGGCACGGGGCCCGCTCGGTCCCGGTTCGACGAGCGAGCGAGCGACGACGCCGAAGCGGTGACGGCGGCGACGGCCGATCGACCACTCGTCGAACTCGAGAGCGTCACGAAATCCTACGCGGGAACCGATACGCTGCTGGATCGAATCCTCGGTCGCGGGGACGACGAGGGAGAGACGGCGGTCAGGAACCTCAGCCTGGCACTGTGGGCCGACGAGACGGTCGGACTCGTCGGTGAGAGCGGCTGTGGGAAGTCGACGCTCGCACGGTTGGTCGCGGGGCTCGAGGAGCCGGCGAACGGCACCATCCGACTCCGCGGGGATCAGGTCGGCGGCGTCGATACCCGGACGGACGTCCAGCTCGCCGAGTTCGGCGTCGTTTTCCAGCACCCGGGCCGGAGCCTCGATCCGAAGCGGACGGTCGGCCAGTCGGTCGCCGAACCGCTGATCGAAGCCGGCTGGACCCGATCCCGCCGGCGCGACCGCATCGACGAACTGCTCTCGCTCGTCGGCCTCCCGTCCGAGTACGTCGATCGGTACCCCCGCCAGCTGTCCGGTGGCCAGCAACAGCGCGTCGCGATCGCACGCGCGCTCGCGCTGGAACCGTCCGTACTGATCCTCGACGAACCGACGGCCGCGCTCGACGTGTCGACCCAGGCGACGGTACTCAACCTCCTCGCCGACCTTCAAGACGCCTTGGGGTTCGCCGCCCTGTTCGTCTCCCACGATCTCGAGGTCGTTCGCCACGTCGCCGATCGCGTCGCAGTGATGTATCTCGGTCAGCTCGTCGAGATCGGCCCGGCCCGACAGGTGCTCTCGCGACCGGCGCATCCGTACACCCAGTCGTTGCTGGACGCGATACCGGGTGACCGCGGGACCGATCGGACCGGTATCGATACCCTCGCCGCGGACCCGCCGAGTCCCACATCACCGCCTGAGGGCTGTTCGTTCCACCCCCGCTGCCCGGTCTCCGAGGCGGATTGTTCGCGTGTCGAACCGACTGTCGAGACCGTCGGCGAGGCTCGAGTGCGATGCCTATACGCCGGCGAGTGGGGTGGCGAGGACGGGATCGACGGCCGGAGAGCGGCGGAGTCCGAGAACACCACCACCGACTGA